The following proteins are encoded in a genomic region of Pungitius pungitius chromosome 17, fPunPun2.1, whole genome shotgun sequence:
- the sgce gene encoding epsilon-sarcoglycan isoform X3, whose product MMFTMSAAAVAVWLGAAYIVHAYDVEHPAFHERNAPMERSAGSKRRASPYGAVVTILSRSHADRNVYPSAGVLFVHVLEREHFKGEFPPYPKSGDASSDPITFNTNLMGYPDRPGWLRYIQRTQRSDGVLYGSPTAEHVGKPSVIEITAYNRRTFETARHNLVVNIMATEEFPLPYQAEFYIRNMNVEEMLASEVLGDFLGAVKNVWQPERLNAINITSALDRGGRVPLPINDLKEGVYVMVGADVPFSSCLREVESPHNQLRCSQEMEPAISCDKKFRAHFHIDWCKISLVDINKVVPVYVTRSEPGTGVLPEFGEYNPPSESLMGRNYFSDFLVTLAVPSAVALVLFFILGYTMCCRREGVKKRNMQTPDIQLVHHGSIQKSTKELRGMSKNREISWPLSTLPVFNPVSGEVVPPIHPDNYETTSMPLMQTQTNLQNQITIPQQRPSGKWYS is encoded by the exons ATGATGTTCACCATGTCCGCTGCCGCCGTCGCGGTGTGGCTCGGCGCGG CTTACATTGTGCATGCCTACGATGTCGAACACCCCGCTTTTCACGAGAGAAATGCCCCCATGGAGCGATCCGCGGGCTCGAAGCGGAGAGCGTCCCCGTACGGAGCTG TGGTCACCATCTtgtcgaggtcacacgccgatCGGAACGTCTACCCGTCCGCCGGGGTGCTGTTTGTCCACGTTCTGGAGCGAGAGCACTTCAAAGGAGAGTTTCCTCCCTACCCCAAATCAG gtgaCGCCAGCAGTGACCCGATCACTTTCAACACCAACCTAATGGGCTACCCCGACAGGCCGGGCTGGCTGCGCTACATCCAGAGGACGCAGCGCAGCGACGGCGTGCTCTACGGCTCGCCCACCGCCGAGCACGTGGGCAAGCCCTCCGTCATAGAG attaCCGCCTACAACAGGCGCACTTTCGAGACGGCACGGCACAACTTGGTCGTGAACATCATGGCCACGGAAG AGTTCCCTCTGCCCTACCAGGCCGAGTTTTACATCCGGAACATGAACGTGGAGGAGATGCTGGCCAGCGAGGTGCTGGGCGACTTCCTGGGGGCGGTGAAGAACGTGTGGCAGCCCGAGCGCCTCAACGCCATAAACATCACCTCGGCGCTGGACCGCGGCGGCCGCGTGCCCCTCCCCATCAACGACCTGAAGGAAGG AGTGTACGTGATGGTTGGCGCCGATGTTCCCTTCTCGTCGTGCCTGCGGGAGGTGGAAAGCCCACACAACCAGCTGCGCTGCAGTCAGGAGATGGAGCCCGCCATCAGCTGTGACAAGAAGTTCCGAGCTCATTTTCACATTGACTGGTGCAAGATCTCTCTG GTCGACATCAACAAAGTGGTCCCGGTGTACGTTACCCGCTCCGAGCCGGGAACCGGGGTGCTGCCTGAATTTGGGGAGTACAACCCGCCCTCCGAGTCCCTGATGGGCCGGAACTACTTCTCGGACTTCCTCGTCACACTGGCGGTTCCCTCCGCCGTGGCACTggtcctcttcttcatcctcggCTACACTATGTGCTGCCGACGGGAAGGGGT gaaaaaaagaaacatgcaaacacCAGA caTCCAGCTGGTTCACCACGGCTCCATCCAGAAGTCCACCAAGGAGCTGCGCGGCATGTCCAAGAACCGGGAGATCTCCTGGCCCCTCTCCACCCTGCCCGTCTTCAACCCGGTCAGCGGCGAGGTGGTGCCGCCCATCCACCCGGACAACTACGAGACCACCAGCATGCCCCTCATGCAGACACAGAC GAATCTGCAAAACCAGATTACGATACCACAGCAACGGCCATCAG GTAAATGGTATTCCTGA
- the sgce gene encoding epsilon-sarcoglycan isoform X2, translating into MMFTMSAAAVAVWLGAAYIVHAYDVEHPAFHERNAPMERSAGSKRRASPYGAVVTILSRSHADRNVYPSAGVLFVHVLEREHFKGEFPPYPKSGDASSDPITFNTNLMGYPDRPGWLRYIQRTQRSDGVLYGSPTAEHVGKPSVIEITAYNRRTFETARHNLVVNIMATEEFPLPYQAEFYIRNMNVEEMLASEVLGDFLGAVKNVWQPERLNAINITSALDRGGRVPLPINDLKEGVYVMVGADVPFSSCLREVESPHNQLRCSQEMEPAISCDKKFRAHFHIDWCKISLVDINKVVPVYVTRSEPGTGVLPEFGEYNPPSESLMGRNYFSDFLVTLAVPSAVALVLFFILGYTMCCRREGVIQLVHHGSIQKSTKELRGMSKNREISWPLSTLPVFNPVSGEVVPPIHPDNYETTSMPLMQTQTNLQNQITIPQQRPSGDNYVMSTFRRLEVNGIPEERKVAEALDL; encoded by the exons ATGATGTTCACCATGTCCGCTGCCGCCGTCGCGGTGTGGCTCGGCGCGG CTTACATTGTGCATGCCTACGATGTCGAACACCCCGCTTTTCACGAGAGAAATGCCCCCATGGAGCGATCCGCGGGCTCGAAGCGGAGAGCGTCCCCGTACGGAGCTG TGGTCACCATCTtgtcgaggtcacacgccgatCGGAACGTCTACCCGTCCGCCGGGGTGCTGTTTGTCCACGTTCTGGAGCGAGAGCACTTCAAAGGAGAGTTTCCTCCCTACCCCAAATCAG gtgaCGCCAGCAGTGACCCGATCACTTTCAACACCAACCTAATGGGCTACCCCGACAGGCCGGGCTGGCTGCGCTACATCCAGAGGACGCAGCGCAGCGACGGCGTGCTCTACGGCTCGCCCACCGCCGAGCACGTGGGCAAGCCCTCCGTCATAGAG attaCCGCCTACAACAGGCGCACTTTCGAGACGGCACGGCACAACTTGGTCGTGAACATCATGGCCACGGAAG AGTTCCCTCTGCCCTACCAGGCCGAGTTTTACATCCGGAACATGAACGTGGAGGAGATGCTGGCCAGCGAGGTGCTGGGCGACTTCCTGGGGGCGGTGAAGAACGTGTGGCAGCCCGAGCGCCTCAACGCCATAAACATCACCTCGGCGCTGGACCGCGGCGGCCGCGTGCCCCTCCCCATCAACGACCTGAAGGAAGG AGTGTACGTGATGGTTGGCGCCGATGTTCCCTTCTCGTCGTGCCTGCGGGAGGTGGAAAGCCCACACAACCAGCTGCGCTGCAGTCAGGAGATGGAGCCCGCCATCAGCTGTGACAAGAAGTTCCGAGCTCATTTTCACATTGACTGGTGCAAGATCTCTCTG GTCGACATCAACAAAGTGGTCCCGGTGTACGTTACCCGCTCCGAGCCGGGAACCGGGGTGCTGCCTGAATTTGGGGAGTACAACCCGCCCTCCGAGTCCCTGATGGGCCGGAACTACTTCTCGGACTTCCTCGTCACACTGGCGGTTCCCTCCGCCGTGGCACTggtcctcttcttcatcctcggCTACACTATGTGCTGCCGACGGGAAGGGGT caTCCAGCTGGTTCACCACGGCTCCATCCAGAAGTCCACCAAGGAGCTGCGCGGCATGTCCAAGAACCGGGAGATCTCCTGGCCCCTCTCCACCCTGCCCGTCTTCAACCCGGTCAGCGGCGAGGTGGTGCCGCCCATCCACCCGGACAACTACGAGACCACCAGCATGCCCCTCATGCAGACACAGAC GAATCTGCAAAACCAGATTACGATACCACAGCAACGGCCATCAG GAGATAATTATGTCATGTCGACATTTCGGAGGCTGGAG GTAAATGGTATTCCTGAGGAGCGAAAGGTGGCTGAAGCACTGGATTTGTGA
- the sgce gene encoding epsilon-sarcoglycan isoform X4, producing MMFTMSAAAVAVWLGAVVTILSRSHADRNVYPSAGVLFVHVLEREHFKGEFPPYPKSGDASSDPITFNTNLMGYPDRPGWLRYIQRTQRSDGVLYGSPTAEHVGKPSVIEITAYNRRTFETARHNLVVNIMATEEFPLPYQAEFYIRNMNVEEMLASEVLGDFLGAVKNVWQPERLNAINITSALDRGGRVPLPINDLKEGVYVMVGADVPFSSCLREVESPHNQLRCSQEMEPAISCDKKFRAHFHIDWCKISLVDINKVVPVYVTRSEPGTGVLPEFGEYNPPSESLMGRNYFSDFLVTLAVPSAVALVLFFILGYTMCCRREGVKKRNMQTPDIQLVHHGSIQKSTKELRGMSKNREISWPLSTLPVFNPVSGEVVPPIHPDNYETTSMPLMQTQTNLQNQITIPQQRPSGDNYVMSTFRRLEVNGIPEERKVAEALDL from the exons ATGATGTTCACCATGTCCGCTGCCGCCGTCGCGGTGTGGCTCGGCGCGG TGGTCACCATCTtgtcgaggtcacacgccgatCGGAACGTCTACCCGTCCGCCGGGGTGCTGTTTGTCCACGTTCTGGAGCGAGAGCACTTCAAAGGAGAGTTTCCTCCCTACCCCAAATCAG gtgaCGCCAGCAGTGACCCGATCACTTTCAACACCAACCTAATGGGCTACCCCGACAGGCCGGGCTGGCTGCGCTACATCCAGAGGACGCAGCGCAGCGACGGCGTGCTCTACGGCTCGCCCACCGCCGAGCACGTGGGCAAGCCCTCCGTCATAGAG attaCCGCCTACAACAGGCGCACTTTCGAGACGGCACGGCACAACTTGGTCGTGAACATCATGGCCACGGAAG AGTTCCCTCTGCCCTACCAGGCCGAGTTTTACATCCGGAACATGAACGTGGAGGAGATGCTGGCCAGCGAGGTGCTGGGCGACTTCCTGGGGGCGGTGAAGAACGTGTGGCAGCCCGAGCGCCTCAACGCCATAAACATCACCTCGGCGCTGGACCGCGGCGGCCGCGTGCCCCTCCCCATCAACGACCTGAAGGAAGG AGTGTACGTGATGGTTGGCGCCGATGTTCCCTTCTCGTCGTGCCTGCGGGAGGTGGAAAGCCCACACAACCAGCTGCGCTGCAGTCAGGAGATGGAGCCCGCCATCAGCTGTGACAAGAAGTTCCGAGCTCATTTTCACATTGACTGGTGCAAGATCTCTCTG GTCGACATCAACAAAGTGGTCCCGGTGTACGTTACCCGCTCCGAGCCGGGAACCGGGGTGCTGCCTGAATTTGGGGAGTACAACCCGCCCTCCGAGTCCCTGATGGGCCGGAACTACTTCTCGGACTTCCTCGTCACACTGGCGGTTCCCTCCGCCGTGGCACTggtcctcttcttcatcctcggCTACACTATGTGCTGCCGACGGGAAGGGGT gaaaaaaagaaacatgcaaacacCAGA caTCCAGCTGGTTCACCACGGCTCCATCCAGAAGTCCACCAAGGAGCTGCGCGGCATGTCCAAGAACCGGGAGATCTCCTGGCCCCTCTCCACCCTGCCCGTCTTCAACCCGGTCAGCGGCGAGGTGGTGCCGCCCATCCACCCGGACAACTACGAGACCACCAGCATGCCCCTCATGCAGACACAGAC GAATCTGCAAAACCAGATTACGATACCACAGCAACGGCCATCAG GAGATAATTATGTCATGTCGACATTTCGGAGGCTGGAG GTAAATGGTATTCCTGAGGAGCGAAAGGTGGCTGAAGCACTGGATTTGTGA
- the sgce gene encoding epsilon-sarcoglycan isoform X1: MMFTMSAAAVAVWLGAAYIVHAYDVEHPAFHERNAPMERSAGSKRRASPYGAVVTILSRSHADRNVYPSAGVLFVHVLEREHFKGEFPPYPKSGDASSDPITFNTNLMGYPDRPGWLRYIQRTQRSDGVLYGSPTAEHVGKPSVIEITAYNRRTFETARHNLVVNIMATEEFPLPYQAEFYIRNMNVEEMLASEVLGDFLGAVKNVWQPERLNAINITSALDRGGRVPLPINDLKEGVYVMVGADVPFSSCLREVESPHNQLRCSQEMEPAISCDKKFRAHFHIDWCKISLVDINKVVPVYVTRSEPGTGVLPEFGEYNPPSESLMGRNYFSDFLVTLAVPSAVALVLFFILGYTMCCRREGVKKRNMQTPDIQLVHHGSIQKSTKELRGMSKNREISWPLSTLPVFNPVSGEVVPPIHPDNYETTSMPLMQTQTNLQNQITIPQQRPSGDNYVMSTFRRLEVNGIPEERKVAEALDL, translated from the exons ATGATGTTCACCATGTCCGCTGCCGCCGTCGCGGTGTGGCTCGGCGCGG CTTACATTGTGCATGCCTACGATGTCGAACACCCCGCTTTTCACGAGAGAAATGCCCCCATGGAGCGATCCGCGGGCTCGAAGCGGAGAGCGTCCCCGTACGGAGCTG TGGTCACCATCTtgtcgaggtcacacgccgatCGGAACGTCTACCCGTCCGCCGGGGTGCTGTTTGTCCACGTTCTGGAGCGAGAGCACTTCAAAGGAGAGTTTCCTCCCTACCCCAAATCAG gtgaCGCCAGCAGTGACCCGATCACTTTCAACACCAACCTAATGGGCTACCCCGACAGGCCGGGCTGGCTGCGCTACATCCAGAGGACGCAGCGCAGCGACGGCGTGCTCTACGGCTCGCCCACCGCCGAGCACGTGGGCAAGCCCTCCGTCATAGAG attaCCGCCTACAACAGGCGCACTTTCGAGACGGCACGGCACAACTTGGTCGTGAACATCATGGCCACGGAAG AGTTCCCTCTGCCCTACCAGGCCGAGTTTTACATCCGGAACATGAACGTGGAGGAGATGCTGGCCAGCGAGGTGCTGGGCGACTTCCTGGGGGCGGTGAAGAACGTGTGGCAGCCCGAGCGCCTCAACGCCATAAACATCACCTCGGCGCTGGACCGCGGCGGCCGCGTGCCCCTCCCCATCAACGACCTGAAGGAAGG AGTGTACGTGATGGTTGGCGCCGATGTTCCCTTCTCGTCGTGCCTGCGGGAGGTGGAAAGCCCACACAACCAGCTGCGCTGCAGTCAGGAGATGGAGCCCGCCATCAGCTGTGACAAGAAGTTCCGAGCTCATTTTCACATTGACTGGTGCAAGATCTCTCTG GTCGACATCAACAAAGTGGTCCCGGTGTACGTTACCCGCTCCGAGCCGGGAACCGGGGTGCTGCCTGAATTTGGGGAGTACAACCCGCCCTCCGAGTCCCTGATGGGCCGGAACTACTTCTCGGACTTCCTCGTCACACTGGCGGTTCCCTCCGCCGTGGCACTggtcctcttcttcatcctcggCTACACTATGTGCTGCCGACGGGAAGGGGT gaaaaaaagaaacatgcaaacacCAGA caTCCAGCTGGTTCACCACGGCTCCATCCAGAAGTCCACCAAGGAGCTGCGCGGCATGTCCAAGAACCGGGAGATCTCCTGGCCCCTCTCCACCCTGCCCGTCTTCAACCCGGTCAGCGGCGAGGTGGTGCCGCCCATCCACCCGGACAACTACGAGACCACCAGCATGCCCCTCATGCAGACACAGAC GAATCTGCAAAACCAGATTACGATACCACAGCAACGGCCATCAG GAGATAATTATGTCATGTCGACATTTCGGAGGCTGGAG GTAAATGGTATTCCTGAGGAGCGAAAGGTGGCTGAAGCACTGGATTTGTGA